In a genomic window of Anguilla rostrata isolate EN2019 unplaced genomic scaffold, ASM1855537v3 scaf0997, whole genome shotgun sequence:
- the LOC135246969 gene encoding interferon-inducible GTPase 5-like — protein sequence MADVLRSLNLLEVLKEFVEKKGPSEVKEAVEDLLISRVNIAVVGESSPEKTTLLNSLRGLGPGDGGAAQFPSPSPQKELIVYPKPKHPDIRLWDLPVVPDGSPFDPEDYKKVKFLRYNAVIVTSSQMRFCSNSALVWREARSLQREAVYFALLASERDSRESMEPRRKASQEALGSEGLASPRVFLVRGTALEALDFPELLEEMWRDVPEVKAAALPLALPALSVAVVTRKRDALKALLWAAASLSGGVSAIPMPLVSSAVDAGVGVRILSKARDSLGLDDASLEGLARRRGRDGARLKALRACPLSQEVTKGAVKKLLAAAEKQKPTGARVVEMALPGTTKSASRSFTTMFLALNGAIDDMAADAERVVAAAVGGADWGTEFFATNLREKQKKKTGGGLILFCTVHVALRICINLIFLFITFSCISCTVNITSDIRKLFFLKKCKMI from the coding sequence ATGGCGGACGTGCTGAGGAGCCTGAACCTCCTGGAGGTGCTGAAGGAGTTCGTGGAGAAGAAGGGGCCCTCCGAGGTGAAGGAGGCGGTGGAGGACCTCCTCATCAGCAGGGTGAACATCGCTGTGGTGGGGGAGAGCAGCCCGGAGAAAACCACCCTCCTCAACTCCCTCCGCGGCCTGGGGCCCGGGGACGGTGGGGCGGCCCagttcccctcccccagcccccaaaaGGAGCTGATAGTTTACCCAAAACCCAAACACCCAGACATCCGACTGTGGGACCTGCCCGTGGTCCCTGATGGCTCTCCCTTTGACCCAGAGGACTACAAGAAAGTCAAGTTCCTGCGCTACAATGCCGTCATCGTGACGTCCTCTCAGATGCGGTTTTGCAGCAACAGCGCCCTCGTGTGGCGGGAGGCCAGATCGCTCCAGAGGGAGGCTGTGTACTTCGCCTTGCTGGCCTCTGAGCGTGACTCGCGGGAGTCCATGGAGCCTAGGCGGAAAGCCAGCCAGGAGGCGTTGGGGTCAGAGGGCCTGGCTTCCCCGAGGGTCTTCCTGGTACGTGGCACCGCCTTGGAGGCCCTGGACTTCCCCGAACTCCTGGAGGAAATGTGGCGGGACGTCCCGGAGGTGAAGGCTGCCGCCCTCCCACTGGCCCTTCCGGCCCTGTCCGTCGCCGTGGTGACCAGAAAGCGGGACGCCCTCAAGGCGCTGTTGTGGGCGGCGGCCTCGCTCTCGGGTGGCGTTTCGGCCATCCCCATGCCCCTGGTGTCCTCCGCGGTGGACGCCGGCGTGGGGGTGCGGATCCTGAGCAAGGCGCGCGACTCGCTGGGCCTGGACGACGCGTCGCTGGAGGGGCTGGCCCGCCGACGGGGGAGGGACGGGGCGCGGCTCAAGGCCCTGCGCgcctgccccctctcccaggAGGTCACCAAGGGTGCCGTGAAGAAGCTGCTGGCGGCCGCAGAGAAGCAGAAGCCCACCGGTGCCCGCGTGGTGGAGATGGCGCTGCCCGGGACCACCAAGTCCGCCAGCCGCTCCTTCACCACCATGTTCCTGGCGCTCAATGGCGCCATCGACGACATGGCCGCCGATGCAGAAAGGGTGGTGGCAGCTGCAGTCGGGGGGGCAGATTGGGGAACTGAATTCTTCGCGACCAAtttaagagaaaaacaaaaaaaaaaaaccggaggTGGCCTAATTCttttctgtactgtacatgttgcATTACgcatttgcattaatttgatatttttgtttattacttTTTCATGTATTTCTTGCACCGTGAACATTACTTCAGACATAAgaaagctcttttttttaaaaaagtgcaaaatgaTTTGA